In one window of Erythrolamprus reginae isolate rEryReg1 chromosome 1, rEryReg1.hap1, whole genome shotgun sequence DNA:
- the LOC139156445 gene encoding cathepsin K-like, giving the protein MLSISVAALIWLISLRTLSTALDPTLEGTWRDWKATHGKEYPQEEEESFRRAIWEENLQMVQDHNKEADLGKYTYWLGMNHFGDLTKEELDQRLRSLLPPLHNTTIAKGTTFKSSDDADIPKSVDWRKKGAVTKVKNQGSCFAPWAFSATGALEGMHFKKTGKLVSLSEQNLLDCSQRGCNNEWTDVAFQTVIKEGGINSEESYPYDGQKLCCRYKPEESITRCNSFGWIMVGDEKALQEAVAKIGPISVGIDARSKKFWLYKSGIYTERYGGERQINHFMLIVGYKETSKDGGYWIIKNSLSTTWGEKGYMRLAKGSNQCAIANYAVYPLADPEKGM; this is encoded by the exons ATGCTGTCCATCTCGGTGGCAGCCCTGATCTGGTTGATCTCCCTGAGAACCTTGTCCACAGCTTTGGATCCAACCCTGGAGGGGACATGGAGAGACTGGAAGGCCACTCATGGTAAAGAATACCCTCAG gaggaggaggaatccttTCGAAGAGCCATATGGGAGGAGAATTTGCAGATGGTCCAAGACCATAACAAGGAGGCCGATCTGGGGAAATACACCTACTGGCTTGGCATGAACCACTTTGGCGATTTG ACCAAGGAAGAGCTTGACCAGAGGCTGCGTTCCCTGCTTCCTCCCCTTCATAACACAACTATAGCCAAAGGGACCACGTTCAAATCCTCAGACGATGCAGATATTCCTAAGAGTGTGGATTGGAGAAAAAAAGGTGCTGTCACCAAAGTCAAGAATCAG GGTTCATGTTTTGCTCCCTGGGCCTTCAGCGCCACTGGTGCTCTGGAAGGCATGCATTTCAAGAAGACGGGGAAGCTGGTCTCGCTGAGTGAACAAAATCTTCTCGACTGTTCTCAGCGAGGGTGCAATAATGAATGGACTGACGTAGCTTTTCAAACTGTGATTAAGGAAGGCGGGATCAATTCAGAGGAAAGCTATCCTTATGATGGACAG AAATTGTGTTGTCGCTATAAACCTGAGGAATCTATTACCAGATGTAACTCATTCGGATGGATCATGGTGGGGGATGAAAAAGCACTTCAGGAAGCTGTGGCCAAAATTGGTCCAATTTCTGTTGGAATAGATGCTCGGAGTAAAAAGTTCTGGCTCTACAAGTCAG GTATATATACAGAACGCTATGGTGGAGAAAGACAAATAAATCATTTTATGCTGATTGTGGGTTATAAGGAAACCAGCAAGGATGGTGGCTATTGGATTATAAAGAACAG CTTGTCCACCACTTGGGGAGAGAAAGGTTACATGCGCCTGGCCAAAGGGTCAAATCAATGCGCCATCGCCAACTACGCCGTCTATCCTCTTGCTGATCCAGAGAAGGGAATGTAA